A part of Emys orbicularis isolate rEmyOrb1 chromosome 13, rEmyOrb1.hap1, whole genome shotgun sequence genomic DNA contains:
- the LOC135887502 gene encoding olfactory receptor 4D5-like produces the protein MEEGNRSTVTEFVLLGLTKSSELQLLLFVIFLAVYGATVLGNLLIVALVACEPQLHIPMYMLLGNLSFLDFCYSSVTAPNLLAGFLLQAQTISYRGCVAQIFFFHFIGGIKIFLLTIMAYDRYVAIFHPLRYMAIMNQAVCVGLVGASWVGGFIHSIIQVSIIVQLPFCSPHELDNFYCDVPQVVKLACVDTFAVELLMVSNSGLMTLLGFLVLLVSYSVLLAKLSTRSSEGRAKALSTCASHLTVVTLIFGPCIYIYARPFRSFPMDKAISVLYTVVTPVLNPIIYTLRNKDVQLAVRKLRKLHL, from the coding sequence ATGGAAGAGGGGAACCGCAGCACTGTGACCGAGTTCGTACTCCTGGGACTGACCAAGTCCTCGGAGCTCCAGCTCCTCCTATTTGTCATCTTCCTGGCTGTGTATGGCGCGACGGTGCTGGGCAACCTCCTCATCGTGGCGCTGGTGGCTTGTGAGCCACAGCTCCACATCCCCATGTATATGCTGCTGGGGAACCTCTCTTTCCTGGATTTCTGCTACTCCTCTGTCACCGCTCCCAATTTGCTGGCAGGCTTCCTCCTTCAGGCTCAGACCATCTCCTACAGGGGCTGCGTGGCCCAGATCTTCTTCTTCCACTTCATCGGGGGCATCAAGATCTTCCTGCTCACCATCATGGCCTACGATCGCTATGTGGCCATATTCCACCCGCTGCGCTACATGGCCATCATGAaccaggctgtgtgtgtggggctggtgggggcctCTTGGGTAGGCGGCTTCATCCACTCCATCATCCAGGTCTCCATCATCGTCCAGCTGCCCTTCTGCAGCCCCCACGAGCTGGACAACTTCTACTGTGACGTGCCCCAGGTAGTCAAGCTGGCCTGTGTCGACACCTTTGCTGTGGAGCTGCTGATGGTGTCCAACAGTGGCCTGATGACTCTCCTGGGCTTCCTGGTGCTGCTCGTATCCTACTCTGTCCTCCTGGCCAAGCTGAGCACACGCTCCAGTGAAGGGCGTGCCAAGGCACTCTCCACCTGCGCCTCCCACCTCACCGTGGTGACCCTGATCTTTGGGCCTTGCATATATATCTATGCCCGGCCCTTCCGCTCCTTCCCCATGGACAAGGCCATCTCTGTTCTCTACACGGTTGTCACCCCAGTGCTGAACCCCATCATCTACACCCTGAGGAACAAGGATGTGCAGCTGGCTGTGAGGAAGCTCAGGAAGTTACATTTGTGA